The genomic stretch TCGGCGCCGCCGTGGCCGCAAGCGGGCGAGCGGGCACGCAACATTAAACCGCGGTGCCAGCCGATCGGCAAATTATTAATCCCTTGGGGTTCGGAACGAACGCGAACCGCTGCCGGTCGAGCCTATGACCGCCGGGGCCGAATGCCGAGGCGGTTGGCGCATATGCTGCCGTACATTCCCACCGCGCCGGCGAAGCCGCCACCCGCATTCGAATCCTCGGTGTTGAGCTGGCTCACGACCCCGGTTTTCGAGGCGATCACGCTCACTTTGCAAAAGCGGGTGCTCGCGATTGCGCTGCCGTCTCCGCCGACGGCGTTGGTCTGGTTCCCGAGCTGCCAAATATACGATGTGTCGCCGCTATTCATCTTGAAGGTGGATGCCGGCGGCCCGAAGTCGACGACGAGCACGTCGACATTTTGCCCGATGTAATGCTCACCCAAGCGAGCCACGACCTCTTCGCGCGAAGCCGCGCAGCCGCCAAGAATGGCGCAAAGCACCACAATTCCCAGGACACGCATGAAATACCCCCCGACCCAGATCCATCCAACCGCAACTCTTGGTGGAGAGCAAGTCTGGACGCGCGAAAAGCCGCCCGCGAAGCCCTCAATGCCGAATGAGGTTGCTTGCAAAGCCGATCGGCACGCCGATGGCGACGCCAATGAATCCGTACAGGGCAGTAAAGAATATGGCAGACATCACGCCGGTGTTGGTAGCGAAGCCGTAGCAGGCGCCGAGCAGTCCCAGCGCGAGAGACGTTACCGCCAAATTTCGATCATTGAGACGTTCGATGCCGATCTTGCGCGGCGCGCGGTGTCCTATGCGCACGGGACCGGCTGGCTCCCGCGAGCCGCACACCGGGCAGGCCCGCGCACTTAGTGAGACAGGCTTGCCGCAATCGTGGCAGGTGACCGTTCGCATGTTGCTGATTTCAGACATCGAAGAGGTATGATCCCGCAAGCGGGAGAGGGCAAGAGATGCTTGCGCGAAACCACCCCGAAAGGGGTGGATTTTTAAGTGTCACCAAAAGCGCTCCAGACGCCGATCGCTATGGGGATGAGACCGACGCAAATCCATAAAGCGGGCGCGCTGGAGCTTAGGCCGGCAATAAGGATCGAAACACCGAAGCCGACGATTAAGGCTGAGATCGCATAGGCGGCCGCTTTGTCCATGCTCGATCCAGCGAAACTGGGATCGATTGCCACTGCTACTACCTGCTACTGGCCAAAACGTTCCAATCGCTTCAGCGGTCCAGGACCGTTACGTTTGTTGAAGTTTGACTGCCCGGATTAAGTTTAGCGGAAAGATTGTTGTATTTTCTCTCGTCCGTTTCCATCGCAAGCCGCAACCCCTCGCAATTCTGAGGCGAGGCCGCATTAGGATAAGCTTGGTGAGCGCGGAGGGACTCGAACCCTCGACCCCATGATTAAAAGTTATGTTTCGGCCATTTTCGTAGTGTGCTCTGATTGTTGCGAAAATGGCAAAAACCATTGAACCGCAGACACTTCTTCCGTAAGCTCATGTTACCCCAAATATCCCCGTGTAGCACCGAATTTGCTACACGGTGCTACACGGGCGCTACACGCAGACCCCATGACAACGGCGGCAGACCCCATGATGAAAGCAGCAACGACCGGCAAGAAGCCGGTCAAGATCAGCCAGCGGACGGTCGCGGCCCTGACGCCCGGCCAGACGATCTACGACACCGAGATCAGGGGCTTTCGGGCGGCATGTTTGCCCAGCGGGCGCGTCACCTTCGGCTACCAGTACACGGCGGCGGGCAGGAACGGGCGGCGGCCATACATGGCGCTCGGGCTGTTGGGCGAGGTAACCGCCGAAGAGGCGCGCGTCGCCGCCAAGCGACATGCCGGTAAGGTCGCCGATGGCCGCGATCCAGCGGCAGAGCGCGACGTCAAGGCGGCCAAGACGCAGAACACCGTCAATTTTGTCCTTGACGAATGGCTCGAAAAATATGCGCGCGATCCCTCTGATCCGCTCCGCAGCGCCGACGCGATAGCGGATATTTTTGATAGGCATGTTCGCCCCGTCATCGGCGACGTGGCGATATACGATCTGCGGCGCGACGAACAGATTAAGGTGATGTTCGAAAAGGTCAGGGCAAACGGCGGCACCAAAGGCGGTGGCCCGATGGCCAACCGAGTCCATGCCCATCTGCATACAGCGTTCGAGTGGTGGCGCGACCGGGATACGAAATTCATCACGCAACCCCTGCCGGGCAAGAAGCCCGCCGGGGAAAAGAAACGCGATCGGTATTTGCCGTTTGACGAAATCCTGGACCTGTGGCGGGCGAGCGACGAGCTGGAGGAGCCATCCCGTCAATATTGGAAAGCGGTTTTGTTCTGCGGCGGCCGCCGCAGCGAAGTTGCCCGGATGCACACCGACGAGATGGATCGGGCACGAGCCAATTGGACGGTTCCAGCAGATCGGTACAAGACCGATCTCGACCACCTCATTCCCCTGACTCCATCCTTCAAGCAATTGCTGCCGCCGATCCCCAAGAATGGTTTCGTGTTTTCGACAACCGGTGGCGAGAAGCCGATTTCGGGCTTCAGCAAAATGAAAAAGACAATCGACAAAAAGATCGCCGAAATCCGCAAGGCCGAAGGCCGGTCGCCAATGCGGCCATGGCAAATCCGCGATCTGCGCCGATCGTGCCGCACGCTCATGATTGCGATCGGCATCCCCGAGACCCATGCCAAGGCGGTCAATGGTCA from Bradyrhizobium sp. Ash2021 encodes the following:
- a CDS encoding integrase arm-type DNA-binding domain-containing protein → MMKAATTGKKPVKISQRTVAALTPGQTIYDTEIRGFRAACLPSGRVTFGYQYTAAGRNGRRPYMALGLLGEVTAEEARVAAKRHAGKVADGRDPAAERDVKAAKTQNTVNFVLDEWLEKYARDPSDPLRSADAIADIFDRHVRPVIGDVAIYDLRRDEQIKVMFEKVRANGGTKGGGPMANRVHAHLHTAFEWWRDRDTKFITQPLPGKKPAGEKKRDRYLPFDEILDLWRASDELEEPSRQYWKAVLFCGGRRSEVARMHTDEMDRARANWTVPADRYKTDLDHLIPLTPSFKQLLPPIPKNGFVFSTTGGEKPISGFSKMKKTIDKKIAEIRKAEGRSPMRPWQIRDLRRSCRTLMIAIGIPETHAKAVNGHVIAGIDGVYNVWTYRDEKAAAIEKFLAHIMGLLDGGPSPDEGEPANVVSFPKKSAPATARRRRASING